In one window of Sinorhizobium chiapasense DNA:
- a CDS encoding LysR family transcriptional regulator — protein sequence MIKSSDMPRSSFDGLDLNDIVIFTRVVQHGSFTTAAKLFGKSPSYMSKHVSQLEEALKLTLLNRSTHAVFLTDAGSVFFDHCTRILAEIDAAKADASGLSSELIGTLRVHSTPGVGQALVAPAIVDFTARYPSIKVELTVSAYSVNLMERGVDVVIGSRDFDDDESFHTGLFERKLGPAPYVICAAPSYFAERPRPRKPADLREHNCLIHTTQKPDPRTWSARFDDEEITVQVDGTFHSNFESAILLGALQGAGIARLPLYSVVEEIRAGRLLSVFDGEIVSHRVIKAFYPRSRFVPKKLRAFLAILEARLKDAMRPGAE from the coding sequence ATGATCAAGTCTTCCGACATGCCGAGATCGAGCTTTGACGGGCTCGATCTCAATGACATCGTGATCTTCACACGCGTGGTGCAGCATGGCAGCTTCACCACGGCGGCAAAGCTCTTTGGGAAATCGCCGTCCTACATGAGCAAGCACGTCTCCCAGCTCGAGGAGGCGTTGAAGCTCACCCTGCTTAACCGCTCGACCCATGCCGTCTTTCTGACCGATGCCGGCAGCGTCTTCTTCGATCATTGCACGCGCATCCTTGCCGAGATCGACGCGGCGAAGGCGGATGCGAGTGGGCTCAGCAGCGAACTGATCGGCACGCTGCGGGTTCACAGCACGCCGGGCGTCGGCCAGGCGCTCGTTGCGCCGGCGATCGTCGATTTCACCGCGCGATATCCTTCGATAAAGGTCGAGCTCACCGTCAGCGCCTACTCGGTGAATCTCATGGAACGCGGCGTGGACGTCGTGATAGGCAGCCGCGATTTCGATGACGACGAGTCCTTCCACACCGGTCTCTTCGAGCGCAAGCTCGGGCCGGCGCCCTATGTCATTTGCGCCGCGCCTTCCTACTTTGCCGAGCGGCCGAGGCCGCGCAAGCCGGCCGACCTTCGAGAACATAACTGCCTGATCCACACGACGCAGAAGCCCGATCCGCGGACCTGGAGCGCGCGCTTCGATGACGAAGAGATCACCGTGCAGGTGGACGGCACGTTCCATTCGAATTTCGAGAGCGCGATCTTGCTAGGGGCGCTTCAGGGCGCGGGCATTGCCCGTCTTCCCCTTTACAGCGTCGTCGAGGAAATCCGTGCCGGCAGGCTGCTTTCAGTTTTCGACGGCGAAATCGTCTCGCACCGTGTGATCAAGGCGTTCTATCCACGCAGCCGCTTCGTGCCGAAGAAGCTTCGGGCATTCCTGGCTATCCTGGAAGCGCGGCTGAAGGATGCGATGCGGCCCGGTGCGGAATGA